In one window of Chryseobacterium viscerum DNA:
- the purF gene encoding amidophosphoribosyltransferase, with protein sequence MKSLDIHKSEYLKQFETQTYGRNLFRTQEEERLDAPNEECGIFGLYSDNDLDTFSLSQFGLFALQHRGQEACGISVLKDGRITNMKDEGLVLDVYKDIQEPETFMGNSAIGHTRYTTAGDKKKYNFQPFFAKNEYDQIILSIAHNGNLTNAKELKQELEAEGVVFRATSDSEVILRLIQKNLDLGLRGAIKATMEKIEGAYSVVGMTRNKFFAFRDFNGIRPLVLGAIDERSYVVASESVALDAVGAQYVRDILPGEIIYTNENEPGKLHSYMMDEAKGKQRICSFEYIYFARPDSTLENINVYEIREKSGEKIWEQAPVEADLVIGVPDSGVPAAIGFSKASGIPFRPVLIKNRYIGRSFIVPTQEMRERVVNLKLNPIISEMKDKRVVIIDDSIVRGTTSKRLVKILKDAGVKEIHFRSVSPPIIAPCYLGIDTPSKDDLISANMTTEELKNYLGVDSLEFLSIDNLKDILGSANHCFGCFTEEYPVEKGEEVDLFN encoded by the coding sequence ATGAAAAGTTTAGACATTCATAAAAGTGAATATTTAAAACAGTTTGAAACCCAGACTTACGGAAGAAATCTTTTCAGAACTCAGGAAGAGGAAAGACTGGATGCTCCCAATGAAGAGTGTGGGATCTTCGGATTGTATTCGGATAATGATCTGGATACTTTCTCACTTTCACAGTTCGGGCTTTTTGCATTACAGCACAGAGGCCAGGAAGCTTGTGGTATTTCCGTTTTAAAAGATGGAAGAATTACCAACATGAAAGATGAAGGACTGGTTTTAGATGTTTATAAAGACATTCAGGAACCTGAAACTTTTATGGGAAATTCTGCAATTGGACATACCCGTTATACCACTGCAGGAGATAAAAAGAAATATAACTTCCAGCCATTTTTCGCAAAAAACGAATATGACCAGATTATACTTTCTATAGCACACAACGGTAACCTTACCAATGCAAAAGAATTAAAACAAGAATTAGAAGCTGAAGGCGTAGTTTTCAGAGCTACATCCGATTCTGAGGTGATCCTGAGACTGATCCAGAAAAACCTTGATTTAGGTCTTCGCGGCGCTATTAAAGCAACCATGGAAAAGATCGAAGGAGCTTATTCCGTAGTGGGAATGACAAGAAATAAATTCTTTGCATTCAGAGACTTCAACGGAATCCGCCCATTGGTTTTGGGAGCTATAGATGAAAGATCTTATGTAGTAGCTTCAGAATCTGTGGCACTGGATGCTGTAGGAGCTCAATATGTACGTGATATTCTTCCTGGTGAGATCATTTATACCAATGAAAACGAGCCTGGAAAACTTCATTCTTATATGATGGATGAAGCAAAAGGAAAGCAGAGAATCTGTTCTTTTGAATATATCTATTTTGCAAGACCTGACTCTACCTTAGAGAACATCAATGTATACGAGATCAGAGAAAAATCTGGGGAGAAAATCTGGGAACAGGCTCCTGTAGAAGCTGATCTGGTGATTGGAGTTCCGGATTCCGGAGTTCCTGCTGCCATTGGTTTCTCTAAAGCTTCAGGAATCCCTTTCCGTCCTGTTTTGATTAAAAACAGATATATCGGAAGAAGTTTCATTGTTCCTACACAGGAAATGAGAGAAAGGGTAGTGAACCTTAAACTGAACCCGATCATTTCTGAAATGAAAGATAAAAGAGTAGTGATCATTGATGACTCTATCGTTCGAGGGACAACCTCTAAGAGACTTGTTAAGATTCTGAAAGATGCAGGAGTAAAGGAAATTCACTTCAGAAGTGTTTCTCCGCCAATCATTGCACCATGTTATCTGGGAATTGATACTCCTTCTAAAGATGATCTGATCTCTGCCAATATGACGACAGAAGAACTTAAAAATTATTTAGGAGTAGATTCCTTAGAGTTTTTAAGCATAGATAACCTGAAAGACATTTTAGGATCTGCAAACCACTGCTTCGGATGTTTTACTGAAGAATATCCTGTAGAAAAAGGAGAAGAGGTAGATTTATTCAATTAA
- the purC gene encoding phosphoribosylaminoimidazolesuccinocarboxamide synthase: MSQKKEMLYEGKAKQVFATDNPDEVVVRFKDDATAFNAQKKGQVDLKGEMNNAITTLIFEYLNEKGIKTHFIKQLDEREQLVRKVSIIPLEMVVRNYSAGSMAQRLGVEEGIKSPVTIFDICYKKDELGDPLINDHHAVFLGAATYEELDEMYELTSDINEILIDLFDKINIILVDFKIELGKTSDGEIILADEISPDTCRLWDKDTMKKLDKDRFRRDLGEVTEAYVEIYNRLKNLLQK; encoded by the coding sequence ATGAGTCAAAAGAAAGAAATGTTGTACGAGGGGAAAGCAAAACAGGTATTTGCAACCGATAATCCTGATGAAGTAGTAGTACGTTTCAAAGACGATGCTACAGCATTTAACGCTCAAAAGAAAGGTCAGGTTGATCTTAAAGGGGAAATGAACAACGCCATCACAACCCTTATTTTTGAATACTTAAATGAAAAAGGAATCAAAACTCATTTCATCAAACAATTGGACGAAAGAGAGCAGTTGGTAAGAAAAGTATCTATCATTCCTTTGGAGATGGTGGTAAGAAACTACTCTGCAGGAAGTATGGCACAAAGATTAGGAGTGGAAGAAGGAATCAAATCTCCGGTAACCATCTTCGATATCTGCTACAAAAAAGACGAATTGGGAGATCCACTTATCAATGATCACCATGCTGTTTTCTTAGGAGCTGCTACTTACGAAGAGCTTGACGAAATGTATGAGCTTACTTCAGACATCAACGAAATCCTTATCGATCTGTTTGACAAGATCAACATCATCCTTGTAGATTTCAAAATCGAATTAGGTAAAACTTCAGACGGTGAAATCATCTTAGCAGATGAAATCTCTCCTGATACCTGCAGACTTTGGGATAAAGATACCATGAAGAAATTAGATAAAGACAGATTCAGAAGAGACTTAGGAGAAGTTACTGAGGCTTATGTTGAAATCTACAATCGTCTTAAAAATCTTTTACAGAAATAA
- a CDS encoding DUF3307 domain-containing protein translates to MIFIRLILAHLLGDFILQPNSWVADKENYKLKSKFLYFHILIHTVLSFIFLWDLKLWWVAVLVGITHFIIDAAKLTFQNAKTKKRWFFIDQLLHVLVIAGVSFYFQEFSFSFLQNQEFLKIIMAALFLTTPASIFIKILLSSWTPAPDGPNTIQTESLSSAGKYIGILERLLVFTFIMVNHWEGVGFMVAAKSVFRFSDLAQAKQRKLTEYVLIGTLLSFGLAVLTGIIIK, encoded by the coding sequence ATGATCTTTATCAGACTCATATTGGCACATCTACTCGGAGATTTTATACTTCAGCCAAATTCATGGGTTGCAGATAAGGAAAACTATAAACTAAAAAGTAAGTTTTTATACTTTCACATTCTGATTCACACTGTATTAAGTTTTATTTTCCTTTGGGATCTGAAACTTTGGTGGGTAGCTGTTTTGGTAGGGATCACTCACTTCATTATTGATGCCGCCAAGCTTACATTTCAAAATGCAAAGACTAAGAAAAGATGGTTTTTCATTGATCAGCTGCTGCATGTTCTGGTGATTGCTGGAGTTTCTTTTTATTTTCAGGAATTCAGCTTCAGCTTTTTGCAGAATCAGGAGTTTTTGAAGATAATCATGGCCGCATTGTTTCTGACAACACCCGCATCTATTTTTATCAAAATCTTATTGTCATCATGGACACCTGCTCCGGATGGCCCAAACACTATTCAAACCGAATCTTTATCAAGTGCCGGAAAATATATCGGAATTTTAGAACGTCTGCTGGTTTTCACTTTTATTATGGTGAATCACTGGGAAGGCGTAGGTTTCATGGTGGCTGCCAAATCTGTTTTCAGATTCAGCGACCTTGCACAGGCAAAACAGAGAAAACTTACAGAATATGTACTAATTGGTACCCTGCTGAGTTTTGGGCTGGCTGTCTTAACAGGAATAATTATAAAATAA
- a CDS encoding SatD family protein, protein MIAVITGDIINSQHADTEVWITRLKNLLERWGSAPGTWEIYRGDEFQFKCNIDDVFWRFLAIKSLIKSQENLDVRMAIGIGEESFSSEKITESNGTAYVHSGRLLNDLKNDGHTVAIKTSSDPVDRDLNILLKWSSKDFDNWTMATAEIIHEMIMNQDITQEDLAKRFAISQSSVSQRLKRANYELIVETNQYFRKKISEL, encoded by the coding sequence ATGATAGCGGTCATTACCGGTGATATTATAAATTCACAGCATGCGGACACTGAAGTTTGGATTACCAGACTTAAAAATCTTCTCGAAAGATGGGGAAGCGCTCCCGGCACATGGGAAATCTACAGAGGAGATGAGTTCCAGTTCAAATGTAATATTGATGACGTTTTCTGGCGGTTTCTAGCCATAAAATCTCTTATTAAAAGTCAGGAAAATTTAGATGTAAGGATGGCCATAGGTATTGGTGAAGAAAGTTTCTCTTCTGAGAAAATCACAGAATCCAATGGTACAGCTTATGTACATTCCGGAAGACTGCTTAATGACCTTAAAAATGACGGACATACCGTTGCCATCAAAACATCCAGTGACCCGGTGGATAGGGATCTTAATATCCTGTTGAAATGGTCATCCAAAGATTTTGACAACTGGACTATGGCTACGGCAGAGATTATTCATGAAATGATCATGAATCAGGATATCACCCAGGAAGATCTTGCTAAAAGATTTGCTATTTCACAGTCTTCTGTAAGCCAGAGACTGAAACGAGCTAACTATGAGCTCATCGTGGAAACCAACCAGTATTTCAGAAAGAAAATCTCAGAACTATAG
- a CDS encoding endonuclease: MKKILLPIILASSFIFAQAPAGYYDGTAGLTGYALKSKLHDIISDKMINWHYDDLKVLYNQTDLDKYYDHDASNTQYLLDIYSEKPLGPDAYEYKADQLIAGAGGEGLGYNREHMMPQSTFSTSSSISDYPMYSDLNFIIPVDAYINQRRNNYPYGIGNNTNHYIFTNTSRISNAAIPNYPYTGRVYEPINEFKGDIARTLLYFAVRYEGKLGSFNTAYTTSANITPATDQCPLDGTEERAVDLPYVAMLKQWSASDPVSQREIDRNNTIYTIQKNRNPFIDHPEWIDLIWSETPDNVAPAAPGSLVSTQQNAYFINLNWAASPDTDVLGYRVYMNGSATPVAVTKGTSISIDHLNPSTTYTFTVRAFDKAYLESPFSNTVTASTIASDLFAPDLMITKYISGTNTDFVKNNALEIVNKTGHEVNLNNYRINIQFKNNSSGAIYSGDTYELEGKVGNNETFVILNPKATLSCYTNDQARFVTASDPMLFAGQNYVELAYNKTVTIDAIGIKYTTNNNGNISLYRKNTINKPADTFNISEWESYPANYCQNLGGTLSTAELITANNEFTIYPNPVYDNLYVNGETEKVKTAQIIDLSGKVIYTEKDPFRNKKSISVQGIPTGLYFLKLDEKAHQFIKK, from the coding sequence ATGAAAAAAATTTTACTTCCTATCATTTTAGCTTCTTCTTTTATTTTTGCGCAGGCACCTGCCGGATATTATGATGGAACAGCTGGATTGACGGGATATGCTCTGAAGTCGAAACTTCACGATATTATTTCGGATAAAATGATTAACTGGCATTATGATGATCTGAAGGTGCTCTATAATCAGACCGATCTTGATAAATATTATGATCATGATGCTTCCAATACTCAATATCTGCTGGATATCTATTCGGAAAAGCCTTTGGGGCCGGATGCTTATGAATATAAGGCAGATCAGTTGATCGCGGGTGCAGGAGGAGAAGGTTTGGGCTATAACAGAGAGCATATGATGCCGCAAAGTACATTCAGTACAAGCTCTTCTATAAGTGATTATCCTATGTATTCGGATCTGAACTTCATTATTCCTGTTGATGCCTATATCAACCAGCGAAGGAATAATTATCCTTATGGAATAGGAAACAATACAAATCATTATATTTTTACCAATACTTCGAGGATATCCAATGCTGCAATTCCAAATTATCCTTATACCGGAAGAGTTTACGAACCTATTAATGAATTTAAAGGCGATATTGCAAGGACGTTATTGTATTTTGCAGTGAGATATGAGGGGAAACTTGGGTCATTTAATACAGCTTATACTACATCAGCCAATATAACACCGGCTACAGATCAGTGCCCGCTTGACGGAACTGAAGAAAGAGCCGTTGATCTTCCATATGTTGCCATGCTGAAACAATGGAGTGCCTCAGATCCTGTGTCGCAAAGAGAAATTGACAGAAATAATACTATTTATACGATACAAAAAAACAGAAATCCATTTATTGATCATCCTGAATGGATTGATCTGATCTGGTCTGAAACTCCTGATAATGTTGCGCCGGCAGCTCCCGGATCATTGGTTTCAACACAGCAGAACGCTTATTTTATTAATCTGAACTGGGCGGCTTCTCCTGATACCGATGTTTTAGGATACAGAGTTTATATGAATGGTTCCGCAACACCTGTAGCTGTTACAAAGGGAACTTCTATAAGCATAGACCACCTGAATCCGTCAACAACTTATACTTTTACTGTGAGAGCTTTTGATAAAGCCTATCTGGAATCTCCGTTCAGTAATACGGTTACAGCTTCAACAATTGCTTCGGATTTGTTTGCTCCGGATCTTATGATTACAAAATACATATCAGGAACCAATACAGATTTCGTTAAGAATAACGCTCTTGAAATTGTCAATAAAACGGGACATGAGGTAAATTTAAATAATTACAGAATTAATATTCAGTTTAAAAACAATTCTTCAGGAGCTATTTACAGTGGAGATACCTATGAACTGGAAGGTAAAGTTGGTAATAATGAAACTTTTGTTATTTTGAATCCAAAAGCTACTTTGTCATGCTATACCAATGATCAGGCAAGATTTGTAACGGCTTCTGATCCTATGCTGTTTGCAGGACAAAATTACGTGGAACTTGCTTACAATAAAACGGTTACTATAGATGCGATCGGCATAAAATATACTACCAATAATAACGGGAATATCTCTTTATATAGAAAAAACACCATCAATAAACCTGCAGATACATTCAATATCAGTGAATGGGAGTCTTATCCGGCTAATTACTGTCAGAATTTGGGTGGCACACTATCTACTGCAGAGCTGATTACTGCCAATAATGAATTTACAATATATCCAAACCCGGTTTATGACAATCTTTATGTAAACGGAGAAACGGAAAAGGTAAAAACAGCCCAGATCATAGATCTTTCAGGAAAGGTGATCTACACAGAAAAAGATCCGTTCAGAAATAAGAAAAGTATTTCGGTGCAGGGGATTCCTACAGGATTGTATTTCTTAAAGCTTGATGAGAAAGCGCATCAGTTTATTAAAAAGTAA